One genomic window of Burkholderia diffusa includes the following:
- a CDS encoding DUF192 domain-containing protein has protein sequence MRFSLRSSLGRLARAAVFPAALAVLALGMQTAHAQMPPGAKQPSEFPRAKLRAGMYVIDAAVAANDADREQGLMYRSQLAPNEGMLFVFNENAVHCFWMKNTLIPLSIAFIRADGTITDIDEMKAETTDNHCPRNNGVYALEMSKGWFAAKGIKPGMKLEGLPKAQ, from the coding sequence GTGCGATTCTCCCTGCGCTCGTCGCTCGGCCGCCTTGCGCGCGCCGCCGTGTTTCCCGCCGCGCTCGCCGTCCTCGCACTCGGCATGCAGACCGCCCACGCGCAGATGCCGCCCGGCGCCAAGCAGCCGAGCGAGTTCCCGCGCGCGAAGCTGCGCGCCGGCATGTACGTGATCGACGCGGCCGTCGCCGCGAACGACGCCGACCGCGAACAGGGGCTGATGTACCGGTCGCAGCTCGCACCGAACGAAGGCATGCTGTTCGTGTTCAACGAGAATGCCGTGCACTGCTTCTGGATGAAGAACACGCTGATCCCGCTGTCCATCGCATTCATCCGCGCGGACGGCACGATCACCGACATCGACGAAATGAAGGCCGAGACGACCGACAACCACTGTCCGCGCAACAACGGCGTCTATGCGCTCGAAATGAGCAAGGGCTGGTTCGCGGCGAAGGGCATCAAGCCGGGCATGAAGCTCGAAGGCCTGCCCAAGGCCCAGTAA
- a CDS encoding citrate/2-methylcitrate synthase, protein MTSLSAPEAAGILGVSVSTLYAYVSRGLLRSLPDGASKRRRYDADEVRLLARRRADAKRAGGVAERSLDWGVPVLESRITQIAGGRLHYRGADAIALANDATLEETAALLWDCPPARLGAASLASTGFDAAQWDDWARRWAHLAPLERTLVLLPAAAASLPRLWAQGRDAQFDAATLLLRVTTAALAGIAPADAPVHRQLAAAWRLRRRDEADLLRRALVLCADHELNPSTFAVRCIASTGTHLFGAIAGGLAALSGPRHGGETFRAGALLDEAARAADLDRYVALRVAHDERVDGARTVLSGFAHPLYPDGDPRARALLDALHAMLPDRTPLRMARALAARVEAATGLRPAIDFALAVLERTLALPDGAAFTVFAAGRTAGWIAHALEQYADGKLIRPRARYVGSDAAA, encoded by the coding sequence ATGACATCCCTCAGCGCGCCTGAAGCCGCCGGCATCCTCGGTGTCAGCGTGAGCACCCTTTACGCGTATGTGAGCCGCGGCCTGCTGCGCTCGCTGCCCGACGGCGCGAGCAAGCGCCGCCGCTACGACGCGGACGAAGTGCGCCTGCTCGCACGCCGCCGCGCCGACGCGAAACGCGCGGGCGGCGTCGCCGAACGCTCGCTCGACTGGGGCGTGCCCGTGCTCGAATCGCGGATCACGCAGATCGCCGGCGGCCGCCTGCACTATCGCGGCGCGGATGCGATCGCGCTCGCGAACGACGCGACGCTCGAGGAGACGGCCGCACTGCTGTGGGATTGTCCGCCCGCGCGGCTCGGCGCGGCATCGCTCGCGTCCACCGGTTTCGACGCCGCGCAGTGGGACGACTGGGCCCGCCGCTGGGCACATCTCGCGCCGCTCGAGCGCACGCTGGTGCTGCTCCCCGCCGCGGCCGCCTCGCTGCCGCGCCTGTGGGCGCAGGGGCGCGACGCGCAGTTCGACGCGGCCACGCTGCTGCTGCGCGTGACGACGGCCGCGCTGGCCGGCATCGCGCCGGCCGACGCGCCCGTGCATCGGCAGCTCGCCGCCGCGTGGCGGCTCCGGCGACGCGACGAAGCCGACCTGCTGCGCCGCGCGCTCGTGCTGTGCGCCGATCATGAACTGAATCCGTCGACCTTTGCGGTGCGCTGCATCGCGTCGACTGGCACTCATCTGTTCGGCGCGATCGCGGGCGGGCTCGCGGCGCTGTCGGGCCCGCGCCACGGCGGCGAGACGTTCCGCGCGGGCGCGCTGCTCGACGAAGCGGCGCGCGCGGCCGACCTCGACCGCTACGTCGCGCTGCGCGTCGCGCATGACGAACGGGTGGACGGTGCACGCACGGTGTTGTCCGGTTTCGCGCACCCGCTCTATCCCGACGGCGATCCGCGCGCACGCGCGTTGCTCGACGCGCTGCACGCGATGCTGCCGGACCGGACCCCGCTGCGCATGGCCCGTGCGCTCGCCGCGCGCGTCGAGGCAGCAACCGGCCTGCGACCGGCGATCGATTTCGCGCTCGCGGTGCTGGAACGCACGCTGGCGCTACCCGACGGCGCCGCGTTCACGGTGTTCGCGGCCGGCCGCACCGCGGGCTGGATCGCACACGCGCTCGAGCAATATGCGGACGGCAAGCTGATCCGGCCCCGCGCACGCTATGTCGGCAGCGACGCGGCTGCCTGA
- the mdtD gene encoding multidrug transporter subunit MdtD, giving the protein MFQRPPAAAPGEKNLTVMLWLVATGFFMQTLDATIVNTALPSMAASLGESPLRMQSVVIAYSLTMAVMIPVSGWLADTFGTRRVFFSAILVFSLGSLLCANAHTLSQLVVFRVVQGVGGAMLLPVGRLAVLRTFPAERYLAALSFVAIPGLIGPLIGPTLGGWLVKIASWHWIFLINVPVGVAGCVATFYSMPDARNPAVGRFDLKGYLLLTIGMVAISLSLDGLADLGMQHAAVLVLLILSLACFVAYGLYAVRAPQPIFSLELFKIHTFSVGLLGNLFARIGSGAMPYLIPLLLQVSLGYSAFEAGLMMLPVAAAGMFSKRIITRLITQHGYRKVLLANTIMVGVMMASFALMRDSVPVWVKVVHLALFGGFNSMQFTAMNTLTLKDLGTGGASSGNSLFSLVQMLSMSLGVTVAGALLATFTGMLRTVTPSNTLPAFHATFVCVGIITAASAWIFAQLAPEIRGRAQHKTDPSERA; this is encoded by the coding sequence ATGTTCCAACGCCCGCCCGCCGCCGCTCCCGGCGAAAAGAACCTCACCGTGATGCTCTGGCTCGTTGCGACGGGCTTCTTCATGCAGACGCTCGATGCGACGATCGTGAACACGGCGCTGCCGTCGATGGCTGCGAGTCTCGGCGAATCACCATTGCGGATGCAGTCGGTCGTGATCGCATACTCGCTGACGATGGCGGTGATGATTCCCGTCTCGGGCTGGCTCGCCGACACGTTCGGCACGCGGCGCGTGTTCTTCAGCGCGATCCTGGTGTTCTCGCTCGGTTCGTTGCTGTGCGCGAACGCGCATACGCTGTCGCAACTCGTCGTGTTCCGGGTCGTGCAGGGGGTAGGCGGCGCGATGCTGTTGCCGGTCGGGCGGCTCGCCGTGCTGCGCACCTTCCCGGCCGAGCGCTACCTGGCCGCGTTGTCCTTCGTTGCGATTCCCGGGCTGATCGGGCCGCTGATCGGGCCGACGCTCGGCGGCTGGCTCGTGAAGATCGCATCGTGGCACTGGATCTTCCTGATCAACGTGCCGGTCGGCGTCGCCGGCTGCGTCGCGACCTTCTACTCGATGCCCGACGCGCGCAATCCGGCCGTCGGCCGCTTCGACCTGAAGGGCTATCTGCTGCTGACGATCGGGATGGTCGCGATCTCGCTGTCGCTCGACGGGCTCGCCGATCTCGGCATGCAGCACGCGGCCGTGCTGGTGCTGCTGATCCTGAGCCTCGCGTGCTTCGTCGCGTACGGGCTGTACGCGGTGCGCGCGCCGCAACCGATCTTCTCGCTCGAACTGTTCAAGATCCATACGTTCAGCGTGGGCCTGCTCGGCAACCTGTTCGCGCGGATCGGCAGCGGCGCGATGCCGTACCTGATTCCGCTGCTGCTGCAGGTGAGCCTCGGTTATTCGGCATTCGAGGCCGGACTGATGATGCTGCCGGTCGCCGCGGCCGGGATGTTCTCGAAGCGGATCATCACGCGCCTGATCACACAGCACGGCTACCGCAAGGTACTGCTCGCGAACACGATCATGGTCGGCGTGATGATGGCGAGCTTCGCGCTGATGCGCGACTCGGTGCCCGTGTGGGTGAAGGTCGTGCACCTCGCGCTGTTCGGCGGTTTCAACTCGATGCAGTTCACCGCGATGAACACCCTGACGCTGAAAGATCTCGGCACCGGCGGCGCAAGCAGCGGCAACAGCCTGTTCTCGCTCGTGCAGATGCTGTCGATGAGCCTCGGCGTCACGGTCGCGGGCGCGCTGCTGGCCACCTTCACCGGGATGCTGCGCACGGTGACGCCGAGCAACACGCTGCCCGCGTTCCATGCGACCTTCGTCTGCGTCGGGATCATCACGGCCGCGTCGGCGTGGATCTTTGCGCAACTCGCGCCCGAGATCCGCGGCCGCGCGCAGCACAAGACCGATCCATCCGAGCGCGCGTGA
- a CDS encoding CoA transferase: MTPELALTRLWQLAHGEPGALARAAVTGQDPMLPSTFRVGTLAAATIAAAGLAAAECHRLRTGIAQRVDVSMRDALVAFRSERYLRVDGGLPPEPRHPVTGFYGTRDGRWIQLHANFPHHLRGILDVLGCGPGRDDVAAAIRTWDGAVLDTALANAGLCAALIRTPDEWAAHDQARALASLPLFEIERIGEAPVEAIGRGEPDQPLTGVRVLDLTRIIAGPVAGRTLASHGAETLLVNGPHLPNIASLVIDNGRGKRSTWIDLREAAGVATLRALARDADVFLQAYRPGALAARGFSPQALAEVRPGIVYVSVSAYGHAGPWSMRRGFDSLVQSASGIAWHEQHAAHADGPRHLPCQALDHATGYLAAFGAMIALARRATEGGSWHVRLSLAQTGRWLQSFGTVPDGLHAPDVTFDDVRDRIDRGASPFGTIDAVRPAERLSATPPRFALPPVPLGTDEARWR, from the coding sequence ATGACTCCCGAACTCGCATTGACCCGCTTGTGGCAACTCGCGCACGGCGAACCCGGCGCGCTGGCCCGCGCGGCCGTGACGGGGCAGGACCCGATGCTGCCGTCGACGTTCCGCGTCGGCACGCTCGCCGCGGCGACGATCGCGGCAGCCGGGCTCGCGGCGGCGGAATGCCATCGGCTGCGCACGGGCATCGCGCAGCGCGTCGACGTGTCGATGCGCGACGCGCTCGTCGCGTTCCGCAGCGAACGCTACCTGCGCGTGGATGGGGGCCTGCCGCCCGAGCCGCGCCATCCGGTGACCGGTTTCTACGGCACGCGCGACGGACGCTGGATCCAGCTGCATGCGAACTTTCCGCATCACCTGCGCGGGATACTGGACGTGCTCGGCTGCGGCCCGGGGCGTGACGACGTTGCAGCGGCGATCCGCACGTGGGACGGCGCGGTGCTCGATACCGCGCTGGCCAACGCCGGCCTGTGCGCGGCATTGATCAGAACCCCTGACGAATGGGCGGCGCACGACCAGGCCCGCGCGCTCGCGTCGTTGCCGTTGTTCGAGATCGAGCGGATCGGCGAGGCGCCCGTCGAGGCGATCGGTCGCGGCGAGCCCGACCAGCCGCTCACGGGCGTGCGCGTGCTCGATCTCACGCGCATCATCGCAGGGCCGGTCGCGGGCCGCACGCTGGCATCGCACGGTGCCGAGACGCTGCTCGTCAACGGTCCGCACCTGCCGAACATCGCATCGCTCGTGATCGACAACGGGCGCGGCAAGCGCTCGACGTGGATCGATCTGCGCGAGGCGGCCGGCGTTGCCACGCTGCGCGCGCTCGCACGCGACGCCGACGTATTCCTGCAGGCCTATCGCCCCGGTGCGCTGGCGGCGCGCGGATTCTCGCCGCAGGCGCTGGCGGAGGTCCGGCCCGGCATCGTGTACGTGTCGGTGTCCGCGTACGGGCATGCGGGGCCGTGGTCGATGCGGCGTGGGTTCGACAGCCTCGTGCAGTCGGCGAGCGGTATCGCATGGCACGAGCAGCACGCCGCGCACGCGGACGGCCCGCGCCATCTGCCGTGCCAGGCGCTCGATCATGCGACGGGTTATCTCGCGGCGTTCGGCGCGATGATCGCGCTCGCGCGCCGTGCAACGGAAGGGGGAAGCTGGCACGTGCGGCTGTCGCTCGCGCAGACGGGGCGCTGGCTGCAGTCGTTCGGCACGGTGCCGGACGGCCTGCATGCGCCGGATGTCACGTTCGACGACGTGCGCGACCGGATCGACCGCGGCGCGTCGCCGTTCGGCACGATCGATGCCGTGCGCCCGGCCGAACGCCTGTCGGCGACGCCGCCGCGATTCGCGCTTCCACCCGTGCCGCTCGGCACGGACGAAGCGCGCTGGCGATGA
- a CDS encoding DUF2917 domain-containing protein — protein sequence MRELRLYEMDGNEPAGRWRIVDRTALQVAHGALWVTIEGRPDDHWLRAGETLALLPGMRVWISAAAGGAVFAFGEQAAPAVQAAPIAWQRFAAWRGGRGQAAASLPT from the coding sequence ATGCGAGAACTGCGACTCTACGAGATGGACGGCAACGAGCCGGCCGGGCGGTGGCGGATCGTCGATCGCACCGCGCTGCAGGTCGCGCACGGCGCTCTGTGGGTGACGATCGAGGGCCGGCCCGACGATCACTGGCTGCGCGCCGGCGAGACGCTGGCGCTGCTGCCCGGCATGCGCGTATGGATCAGCGCGGCGGCGGGCGGTGCGGTGTTCGCGTTCGGCGAGCAGGCGGCGCCGGCCGTCCAGGCTGCGCCAATCGCGTGGCAACGGTTCGCCGCATGGCGCGGCGGCCGTGGTCAGGCAGCCGCGTCGCTGCCGACATAG
- a CDS encoding aldo/keto reductase, which produces MTDTIATVVLPDGETIPKLGLGTWEMGERPARRADEIAVLREGIALGMTLVDTAEMYGDGATEALVGEALTGLRDGVFLVSKVYPHHASRRGVVAACDASLKRLRTDRLDLYLLHWRGSVPLEETVEGFEALRRAGKIRHWGVSNFDTADMAELVDDAGGGACATNQILYNIARRGPEFDLLPWLAKHRMPAMAYSPVDHGRLPKRSPLDEIARQRGVSVMRVALAWVLARPGVFAIPKASRIEHVRDNRAALDLVLSDDERAQLDGYFHPPRSKRALEML; this is translated from the coding sequence ATGACAGACACGATTGCCACGGTCGTCCTGCCGGACGGCGAGACGATTCCGAAGCTCGGCCTGGGCACGTGGGAAATGGGCGAGCGGCCCGCGCGTCGCGCGGACGAGATCGCCGTATTGCGCGAGGGGATCGCGCTTGGGATGACGCTGGTCGACACCGCCGAGATGTACGGCGACGGTGCGACCGAGGCGCTCGTCGGCGAGGCGCTGACCGGATTGCGCGACGGCGTGTTCCTTGTCAGCAAGGTGTATCCGCATCATGCGAGCCGGCGTGGTGTCGTCGCCGCGTGCGACGCGAGCCTCAAGCGGTTGCGTACCGACCGTCTCGACCTGTACCTGCTGCACTGGCGCGGTTCGGTGCCGCTCGAGGAGACGGTCGAGGGATTCGAGGCGCTGAGGCGCGCGGGCAAGATCCGCCATTGGGGCGTCAGCAACTTCGATACGGCCGACATGGCGGAACTCGTCGACGACGCGGGCGGCGGCGCGTGCGCGACCAACCAGATCCTCTACAACATCGCGCGGCGCGGCCCGGAATTCGACCTGCTGCCATGGCTGGCCAAGCATCGGATGCCGGCGATGGCCTACAGCCCGGTCGATCACGGACGGCTGCCGAAGCGTTCGCCACTCGACGAGATCGCGCGGCAACGCGGCGTGTCGGTGATGCGCGTCGCGCTTGCCTGGGTGCTTGCGCGGCCGGGTGTATTCGCGATCCCGAAGGCGTCGCGGATCGAACATGTCCGCGACAATCGCGCGGCGCTCGATCTCGTGCTGAGCGATGACGAGCGCGCGCAACTCGACGGTTACTTCCACCCGCCGCGCAGCAAGCGCGCGCTCGAAATGCTCTGA
- a CDS encoding GntR family transcriptional regulator — protein MKAPTDDRWQDLRPDPENDTPLYLQLARKLGDAIHDNRWAAGEALPSERVLSDALGVSRITARKAIALLVEQGLIRRTQGAGNFIQPRYEDPLSRLSSFSEMLERRGFKPSSQWLEREIQPANRDEVIQLGLSPAASVTRLKRLRLADGIVMAVENSTFPATLIPDPQAIGGSLYSYLEARGTPIVRALQHFRAVNATDEIAQQMGIAPHDALLLITRIGYTADQRAIELTDTYCRNDYYDFVVELRK, from the coding sequence ATGAAGGCACCCACGGACGACCGCTGGCAGGACCTGCGCCCCGACCCCGAGAACGATACGCCGCTCTACCTGCAGCTCGCCCGCAAGCTCGGCGACGCGATCCACGACAACCGCTGGGCGGCCGGCGAGGCGCTGCCGTCCGAACGCGTACTGTCCGACGCGCTCGGCGTATCGCGCATCACCGCGCGCAAGGCGATCGCGCTGCTCGTCGAGCAGGGCTTGATCCGCCGCACGCAAGGCGCCGGCAACTTCATCCAGCCGCGCTACGAGGATCCGCTGTCGCGGCTGTCGAGCTTCAGCGAAATGCTCGAGCGCCGTGGCTTCAAGCCGAGCTCGCAGTGGCTCGAACGCGAGATTCAGCCCGCGAACCGCGACGAAGTCATCCAGCTCGGCCTGTCGCCGGCCGCATCTGTTACACGGCTGAAACGCCTGCGCCTCGCCGACGGCATCGTGATGGCCGTCGAGAACTCGACCTTCCCCGCCACGCTGATTCCCGATCCGCAGGCGATCGGCGGTTCGCTGTACAGCTATCTCGAAGCACGCGGCACGCCGATCGTGCGCGCGCTGCAGCATTTCCGCGCGGTCAATGCGACCGACGAGATCGCGCAACAGATGGGCATCGCGCCGCACGACGCGCTACTGCTGATCACGCGGATCGGCTATACGGCCGACCAGCGCGCGATCGAGCTCACCGATACCTATTGCCGCAACGATTACTACGACTTCGTCGTCGAGCTGCGCAAGTAA
- a CDS encoding HoxN/HupN/NixA family nickel/cobalt transporter, translating into MPSTPALRRLLMLYAGLIAANVAVWLWALAVLRDHPLLLGTAAIAYGLGLRHAVDADHIAAIDVATRKLMQDGQRPVTVGLFFSLGHSTIVVVATLGIALSAFALRERFDAFREIGGTIGTAVSATFLLVLACMNLMILRDVWRRYRGAPDAAHDAAHTHRASGLASRLLRPLFRFVSKSWHMYPVGVLFGLGFDTATEIALLAIAAAQASHAVPLHSVMLFPALFAAGMTLIDSTDNVLMIHAYGWAMDDPRRKLLYNASITLLSAAVALAVGGIEAAGLLADKLSLTGPVRDALDALGTRFGTIGYGIVALFLVAWIASILCHRWPRAADTTAR; encoded by the coding sequence ATGCCGTCCACCCCTGCCCTGCGCCGCCTGCTGATGCTGTACGCCGGCCTGATCGCCGCGAACGTCGCCGTCTGGCTGTGGGCGCTCGCGGTGCTCCGCGACCATCCGCTGCTGCTCGGCACCGCGGCGATCGCTTACGGGCTCGGGCTGCGTCATGCGGTCGACGCCGATCACATCGCCGCGATCGACGTCGCGACGCGCAAGCTGATGCAGGACGGCCAGCGTCCGGTGACGGTCGGTCTGTTTTTCTCGCTCGGCCACTCGACGATCGTGGTCGTCGCGACGCTCGGCATCGCGCTGAGCGCGTTCGCGCTGCGCGAGCGCTTCGACGCATTCCGCGAAATCGGCGGCACCATCGGCACGGCGGTGTCCGCCACCTTCCTGCTCGTGCTCGCATGCATGAACCTGATGATCCTGCGCGACGTGTGGCGGCGCTATCGCGGCGCGCCGGACGCAGCTCACGACGCCGCGCACACGCATCGCGCGAGCGGCCTCGCGTCGCGGCTGCTGCGCCCGTTGTTCCGGTTCGTGTCGAAAAGCTGGCACATGTATCCGGTCGGCGTGCTGTTCGGCCTGGGTTTCGATACTGCAACGGAAATCGCGTTGCTCGCGATCGCGGCCGCGCAGGCGAGCCACGCGGTGCCGCTCCATTCGGTCATGCTGTTTCCCGCGCTGTTCGCCGCCGGCATGACGCTGATCGACTCGACCGACAACGTGCTGATGATCCATGCGTACGGCTGGGCGATGGACGATCCGCGCCGCAAGCTGCTCTACAACGCGAGCATCACGCTGCTGTCGGCGGCCGTCGCGCTGGCGGTCGGCGGGATCGAGGCCGCCGGCCTGCTCGCCGACAAGCTGTCGCTGACGGGCCCCGTACGCGATGCGCTCGACGCACTTGGCACGCGCTTCGGCACGATCGGGTACGGCATCGTCGCGCTGTTTCTCGTCGCCTGGATCGCGTCGATCCTCTGCCATCGCTGGCCGCGTGCTGCCGACACGACGGCGCGATAG
- the fusA gene encoding elongation factor G: MPRKTPIERYRNIGISAHIDAGKTTTTERILFYTGVSHKIGEVHDGAATMDWMEQEQERGITITSAATTAFWKGMAGNYPEHRINIIDTPGHVDFTIEVERSMRVLDGACMVYDSVGGVQPQSETVWRQANKYKVPRIAFVNKMDRIGADFFRVQKQIGERLKGVAVPIQIPIGAEEHFQGVVDLVKMKAIVWDDESQGVKFTYEDIPANLVELAHEWREKMVEAAAEASEELLEKYLHDHESLTEDEIKAALRQRTIANEIVPMLCGSAFKNKGVQAMLDAVIDYLPSPVDVPAILGHDFADPEKPAERHPSDDEPFSSLAFKIMTDPFVGQLIFFRVYSGVVESGDTVLNATKDKKERLGRILQMHANERKEIKEVRAGDIAAAVGLKEATTGDTLCDPAKPIILEKMEFPEPVISQAVEPKTKADQEKMGLALNRLAQEDPSFRVQTDEESGQTIISGMGELHLEILVDRMKREFGVEATVGKPQVAYRETVRTTATDVEGKFVKQSGGRGQYGHAVITLEPNPGKGYEFLDEIKGGVIPREFIPAVDKGIIETLKSGVLAGYPVVDVKVHLTFGSYHDVDSNENAFRMAGSMAFKEAMRRAKPVLLEPMMAVEVETPEDFMGNVMGDLSSRRGIVQGMEDIAGGGGKLVRAEVPLAEMFGYSTSLRSATQGRATYTMEFKHYAETPANVSEAVINAKVK, encoded by the coding sequence GTGCCCCGCAAAACCCCCATCGAGCGCTATCGCAATATCGGGATCAGCGCTCACATCGATGCCGGCAAGACCACGACGACCGAGCGCATCCTGTTTTACACCGGCGTGAGCCACAAGATCGGTGAAGTGCACGACGGCGCGGCCACGATGGACTGGATGGAGCAGGAGCAGGAACGCGGCATCACGATCACGTCGGCCGCGACCACGGCCTTCTGGAAGGGTATGGCCGGCAACTATCCGGAACACCGCATCAACATCATCGACACCCCCGGGCACGTCGACTTCACGATCGAGGTCGAGCGCTCGATGCGCGTGCTCGACGGCGCATGCATGGTGTACGACTCGGTCGGCGGCGTGCAGCCGCAGTCCGAAACCGTGTGGCGCCAGGCGAACAAGTACAAGGTTCCGCGCATCGCGTTCGTCAACAAGATGGACCGCATCGGCGCGGACTTCTTCCGCGTGCAGAAGCAGATCGGCGAGCGCCTGAAGGGCGTCGCCGTGCCGATCCAGATTCCGATCGGCGCGGAAGAGCATTTCCAGGGCGTCGTCGATCTCGTGAAGATGAAGGCGATCGTCTGGGATGACGAAAGCCAGGGCGTGAAGTTCACGTACGAGGACATCCCGGCGAATCTCGTCGAGCTCGCGCACGAATGGCGCGAGAAGATGGTCGAAGCCGCGGCGGAAGCGAGCGAGGAACTGCTCGAGAAGTACCTGCACGACCACGAATCGCTGACCGAGGACGAGATCAAGGCCGCGCTGCGCCAGCGCACGATCGCCAACGAGATCGTGCCGATGCTGTGCGGCAGCGCGTTCAAGAACAAGGGCGTGCAGGCGATGCTCGACGCGGTGATCGACTACCTGCCGTCGCCGGTCGACGTGCCCGCGATTCTCGGCCACGACTTCGCCGATCCGGAAAAGCCGGCGGAACGCCACCCGAGCGACGACGAGCCGTTCTCGTCGCTCGCGTTCAAGATCATGACCGACCCGTTCGTCGGCCAGCTGATCTTCTTCCGTGTGTATTCGGGCGTCGTCGAATCGGGCGACACGGTGCTGAACGCGACGAAGGACAAGAAGGAGCGGCTGGGCCGGATCCTGCAGATGCACGCGAACGAGCGCAAGGAAATCAAGGAAGTGCGCGCGGGCGACATCGCGGCGGCGGTCGGCCTGAAGGAAGCGACGACGGGCGACACGCTGTGCGATCCGGCCAAGCCGATCATCCTCGAGAAGATGGAATTCCCGGAGCCGGTGATCTCGCAGGCCGTCGAGCCGAAGACGAAGGCCGATCAGGAAAAGATGGGCCTGGCGCTGAACCGTCTCGCGCAGGAAGATCCGTCGTTCCGCGTGCAGACCGACGAGGAATCCGGCCAGACGATCATCTCGGGGATGGGCGAGCTCCACCTCGAAATCCTGGTCGACCGGATGAAGCGCGAATTCGGCGTCGAAGCGACGGTCGGCAAGCCGCAGGTCGCGTATCGCGAGACGGTGCGCACGACGGCGACCGATGTCGAGGGCAAGTTCGTCAAGCAGTCGGGCGGGCGCGGCCAGTACGGGCACGCGGTAATCACGCTGGAGCCGAACCCCGGCAAGGGCTACGAGTTCCTCGACGAGATCAAGGGCGGCGTGATTCCGCGCGAATTCATTCCGGCCGTCGACAAGGGCATTATTGAAACGCTGAAGAGCGGCGTGCTCGCGGGCTACCCGGTCGTCGACGTGAAGGTGCACCTGACGTTCGGCTCGTACCACGACGTCGATTCGAACGAAAACGCGTTCCGGATGGCCGGCTCGATGGCGTTCAAGGAAGCGATGCGCCGTGCGAAGCCCGTGCTGCTCGAGCCGATGATGGCCGTCGAGGTCGAGACGCCCGAGGACTTCATGGGCAACGTGATGGGCGACCTGTCGAGCCGGCGCGGCATCGTGCAGGGCATGGAGGACATCGCGGGCGGCGGCGGCAAGCTGGTGCGCGCCGAAGTGCCGCTTGCCGAGATGTTCGGCTATTCGACGTCGCTGCGCTCGGCCACGCAAGGTCGTGCGACGTATACGATGGAGTTCAAGCACTACGCGGAAACGCCGGCGAACGTGTCGGAAGCCGTGATCAACGCGAAAGTGAAGTAA